The following proteins come from a genomic window of Pararhodobacter sp.:
- the purM gene encoding phosphoribosylformylglycinamidine cyclo-ligase yields MTTENGLTYAQAGVDIDAGNALVERIKPAAKRTSRPGTMSGLGGFGALFDLKAAGYSDPVLVAATDGVGTKLRIAIDTGVVDTIGIDLVAMCVNDLVCQGAEPLFFLDYFATGKLDVDQAARIIEGIAEGCARSGCALIGGETAEMPGMYHAGDFDLAGFAVGAMERGTDLPSGVVQGDVLLGLASNGVHSNGYSLVRKVVEKAGLNWSDPSPFSAGTVGEALLTPTRLYVKQALAAIRAGGVHALAHITGGGLTENLPRVLPEGLGAEIDLNSWTLPPVFDWLARTANLSEPELLKTFNSGIGMIVVVAADRAEALTALLVAQGETVSQLGHVTAQEGVRYSGSIL; encoded by the coding sequence ATGACCACTGAAAACGGGCTGACCTATGCGCAGGCAGGGGTTGATATCGACGCAGGCAACGCCTTGGTCGAGCGGATCAAGCCAGCCGCAAAGCGCACCAGTCGGCCGGGCACGATGTCCGGGCTGGGCGGGTTCGGCGCGCTGTTTGACCTCAAGGCGGCGGGCTATAGCGACCCGGTGCTGGTTGCGGCCACCGACGGCGTCGGCACCAAGCTGCGCATCGCGATTGATACCGGCGTGGTTGATACCATCGGCATTGATCTTGTCGCGATGTGCGTCAACGATCTGGTCTGCCAAGGGGCAGAGCCGCTGTTTTTCCTCGATTATTTCGCCACCGGCAAGCTGGACGTAGACCAGGCCGCCCGCATCATCGAGGGGATCGCCGAGGGCTGCGCGCGGTCCGGTTGCGCCTTGATCGGCGGCGAGACAGCGGAAATGCCGGGCATGTATCACGCGGGCGATTTTGATCTGGCGGGCTTTGCCGTGGGCGCGATGGAGCGCGGCACCGACCTGCCGTCGGGGGTGGTTCAGGGCGATGTGCTGCTGGGACTGGCCTCGAACGGGGTGCATTCCAACGGCTATTCCCTGGTGCGCAAGGTGGTGGAAAAGGCGGGCCTGAATTGGTCCGACCCCAGCCCGTTCAGCGCGGGCACGGTGGGCGAGGCCTTGCTGACGCCCACGCGGCTGTATGTGAAACAGGCTTTGGCGGCGATCCGCGCGGGTGGCGTGCATGCCTTGGCGCATATCACCGGCGGCGGGTTGACCGAGAACCTGCCGCGTGTCCTGCCCGAGGGGTTGGGCGCAGAGATCGACCTGAATTCCTGGACCCTGCCGCCGGTGTTCGACTGGCTGGCCCGCACGGCCAATCTGTCCGAACCCGAGTTGCTGAAAACCTTCAACAGCGGCATCGGCATGATCGTCGTGGTCGCCGCCGACCGCGCCGAGGCCTTGACCGCGTTGCTGGTCGCGCAGGGCGAAACGGTCAGCCAGTTGGGCCATGTCACGGCACAAGAAGGCGTGCGCTATAGCGGGTCCATCCTGTGA
- the purN gene encoding phosphoribosylglycinamide formyltransferase, translated as MTADHKRVAILISGGGSNMVTLAQSMTGDHPARPVLVLSNDPSAKGLARAAEMGLATAAVDHRPFKGDRAAFEAALLEPLLAARPDIICLAGFMRILTRDFIQQFQGRMLNIHPSLLPKYPGLHTHQRALDAGDAEAGCSVHEVIADLDAGPVLGQARVPICKGDTAETLAARVLVQEHRLYPAVLRQFAQGDRTPLVL; from the coding sequence GTGACAGCGGACCATAAGCGGGTCGCGATCCTGATTTCTGGGGGTGGCTCGAATATGGTGACGTTGGCGCAGTCCATGACCGGCGATCACCCGGCGCGCCCGGTGTTGGTGCTGTCGAATGACCCCAGCGCCAAGGGTCTGGCGCGAGCGGCCGAGATGGGTCTTGCCACCGCCGCCGTCGATCACCGGCCGTTCAAGGGCGACCGCGCCGCGTTCGAGGCGGCGCTGCTGGAACCCCTGCTGGCGGCGCGGCCCGATATTATTTGTCTGGCCGGGTTCATGCGCATTCTCACCCGTGATTTCATCCAGCAATTTCAGGGCCGGATGCTGAACATTCATCCGTCCTTGCTGCCGAAATACCCCGGATTGCACACCCATCAGCGCGCGCTGGACGCGGGTGACGCAGAGGCCGGGTGCTCGGTGCATGAGGTGATCGCGGATCTCGACGCCGGGCCGGTTCTGGGTCAGGCGCGCGTGCCGATCTGCAAGGGTGACACGGCGGAAACGCTGGCCGCGCGGGTGTTGGTGCAAGAGCATCGGCTTTACCCCGCCGTGCTGCGCCAATTCGCCCAAGGCGACCGCACACCGCTAGTTCTGTAA
- a CDS encoding MFS transporter, producing the protein MDTDSLQRSTPYPPAILRPVLTLGITQIIGFGTLYYAFGVIVTPLSADLGITQTFAYGVLSVALLIGSLTATLAGRLIDRHGARVMMAAGSVACAVAFLAMSQIGSATGLIVTLTLAEIIAPLVLYDAAFAGIAQAVGERRARRAITQMTLLGGFASTVFWPLTLTLIEGWDWRVALMVFAGLHLFVCLPLHLSLPRPVRNEAVRATEPPQFAPLPSALHRRAMIFLAFGFSLSWAVMAAFSAQWVPVMAAIGLEQTIAVAAGALMGPAQVIARVVEMMFAARRHPMETALVAMLCLALAVAVLALAPVGMIAASIFAVLFGVGQGLATMVRGTVPLALFGLAGYATRLGRLAALRMVVAALAPFGMAWSMAASGPGVTLWITCGFAMLSLAALWLVPWRALQN; encoded by the coding sequence ATGGACACCGATTCCCTGCAAAGATCCACCCCCTATCCTCCCGCGATCCTGCGCCCTGTCCTGACGCTGGGGATCACGCAAATCATCGGCTTCGGCACGCTCTATTATGCGTTTGGCGTGATCGTCACGCCGCTCAGCGCCGATCTGGGCATCACGCAAACCTTTGCGTATGGCGTGCTGTCGGTGGCCTTGCTGATCGGCAGCCTGACCGCGACGCTGGCGGGTCGGTTGATCGACCGTCACGGCGCGCGGGTGATGATGGCGGCGGGGTCGGTCGCGTGTGCCGTGGCCTTTCTGGCCATGTCGCAGATCGGCAGCGCCACGGGCCTGATCGTGACCTTGACCCTCGCCGAGATCATCGCCCCTTTGGTGCTCTACGACGCCGCTTTTGCCGGGATTGCACAAGCGGTGGGCGAACGGCGGGCGCGGCGGGCGATCACGCAGATGACGCTGCTTGGGGGCTTTGCCTCGACGGTGTTCTGGCCGCTGACCCTGACGCTGATCGAGGGCTGGGATTGGCGCGTGGCGCTCATGGTGTTCGCGGGGTTGCATCTGTTTGTGTGCCTGCCCTTGCACCTGAGCCTGCCCCGCCCGGTGCGCAACGAGGCGGTGCGGGCAACCGAACCGCCCCAATTCGCGCCCCTGCCGAGTGCTCTGCACCGTCGGGCGATGATCTTTCTGGCCTTCGGGTTTTCGCTGTCCTGGGCGGTGATGGCGGCGTTCTCGGCGCAATGGGTACCGGTGATGGCGGCCATCGGGCTGGAGCAGACCATCGCCGTCGCGGCGGGCGCGCTGATGGGTCCGGCACAGGTGATTGCCCGCGTCGTCGAGATGATGTTTGCCGCCCGCCGTCACCCGATGGAAACCGCGCTGGTGGCAATGCTCTGCCTTGCGCTGGCGGTCGCAGTTCTGGCGCTGGCCCCGGTCGGCATGATCGCCGCGTCGATTTTCGCGGTGCTGTTCGGCGTGGGGCAAGGGCTGGCGACAATGGTGCGCGGCACGGTGCCCTTGGCGCTGTTCGGGCTTGCGGGCTACGCCACGCGGCTTGGTCGGCTGGCGGCCCTGCGCATGGTGGTCGCGGCACTGGCGCCGTTTGGCATGGCGTGGTCGATGGCCGCCTCCGGCCCCGGTGTGACCCTGTGGATCACCTGCGGGTTTGCCATGCTGTCGCTGGCTGCCTTGTGGCTGGTGCCGTGGCGCGCGTTACAGAACTAG